TTAAAATAACTATCAATGGATATGAAAAAGACTTTTCAAGAAAGCTGGCGCACTTATCTTGTAAAACGGCTCTTGATTCAATTTCTTTAATGATTGGGAACTATAGAGTATTTCACCAACAAATACTATTCACTGAAAGAACGATTCCTCTAAAAACTCATGATCGAGAGTGACGGTTTTTTATGGACTCCAGGCTTTTCATTAAGTGAGCGAATACCCACACTTTCACCAAATAAAGCTCATGATATTATAACTCATAACCAAAACATAATTAATGCTTTTAGTTTGATTATTGAGTCTCTTATCTCTCCACTTAGCCAAAAACATCCTAAACTTTGTAGCCGTTGGGCTACCGCCTTAGATTGGTATGGAGAAGGTTGCAGAGAACAAAATGATGCAATTGCTATTACAAAGATAGCTACTTCGTTAGACGTACTATCCCAAGGTGGCAAATATGCAGGGATATTAGAGATGCTTAAAAACATGTTTAATATCCCTGAAGACGAAGAAATATTGGCTCAATATGCGTTTCAGGGTCTTGTTTTCCCCGGCATTGCAAACGTGATGGATAGCGGTAAAGTTAGTCATTTCCGATAGCCAAGGAGAGGCTTTATGACCTCGCTCATCAGTATTTCCAGCCTGACCAGTGATGCCGCCTGTTTCGAGCAAGTCCGNNNNNNNNNNNNNNNNNNNNNNNNNNNNNNNNNNNNNNNNNNNNNNNNNNNNNNNNNNNNNNNNNNNNNNNNNNNNNNNNNNNNNNNNNNNNNNNNNNNNCAGCCTGAATTGGGTGCGGTGCTCCCGGATAAAGGCGTACTTCACTTGAGCTGTTTCGCAAAGTACGCGCTGGCTTTTTAGGATGGACACCTCTTCCTGTGCTACTGCCAGTTCACGGCGCAAGCGGGCGTTTCGGTTGACAGTTCCTGTTCACGTTGGCTGACCGTCTGTTGGTGCTGTTGCTGGCTGCGCCATTGGTACAGTTGCGGTTCGCGCAAGCCCAATTGCCGCGCTGCTTCAGGTACACCAAGCCGCTCTGCCAGTTTCAGGGCTTCAGCCTTGTAGCTGGCGCTGTGGCGGGTATAGGGCTTTTTGTCGGTTTTTGCAGTTTTCATCGTTCACCTCAAGGTCAAGTACGTAGTGTACTCACTTCTTGCTGTGTCCGGAGGTGCTGGGCCGGATCAGTTTGATAACCGCCGCGCTCCGCGCTCTGGCTATCAACCCGTTCGAGTGGACGCATTTGCGCCCGCGAGCGACTCCCCCCGGGAGTCACTTCGCAGCCACAAACGCGCCACTCAACTCCGACGCGTTATGCACAAGACAGATAAAGTCATTCCTGATAGAGATACCATGACTGTAAACGATAGAAACAGATATGCTTTTAGCTACCAAACACATGACGTTAGAGATAAAAGCTTCATCTTTAAAAATTTCAATAAATCATGTAGCTATCAATCGAACTTCTCAAATAGCACCTTTAAAAGCACATCATTTATTGGGACAAAATTTAAATTTTGTAGTTTTTACGGTTCAATTTTTGAAGATTGTTTGATTCGAGGTGCTTTATTCAGAAAATGCAACCTTGATAATGCAAAATTCATAAACTCCATAATATCCGCAACCAACTTTGAAAATCCTAAAATCAAAGGCTTAAAGTTTATTAATTGTACAATCATAAGTTCACAAAGAATTGACTACTTGTCAAAAAAATGTGATTTTGACAATAGCAAAATATTAAACAGCTATCCTAATATAAATGATTTTTCTCCAGAGTTAATACAAATAACAGAATCTCTTAGGGATAATCAATTTATTAGAAAATCAACTACGCTTCATAGAAAACGAGGACTTCTTGATACAGTCTCACTGAATATCTTGGTTAGTGAATTTGGAGAAGAATTTTTAATAAAAAAATTGCCAAGGCTGCCGCAATCAATAAATAATGAATTTCACACGCTTAGCTATATCCAAAAAATATTGCAAAAACTTCGCCATGATGATAACTTTTGAATCCCCCGGTTCTGCCACCCATAGGGTTCTTGGTGCTAACTAATAAATGCTGGTCTACGGACTGATGCGGGGTTAAAGCGTTTATTTTTTCAAAGTTAGTGGAGGTATTGCCTATGGTAATGGATATTTTAACAATTTCATCTTTTGTAGTTCTAATGTTTTACAAAGTGTTGTTACATATCAGCCCTATGATAGGTGGTGGGATTAAGACATAAAGATAATATTGCATAACAAATCATTCGACGACGGACGCGGTGACAGCCCGCGATTCTTACTTTCTACTCCCCGCCGCGCCCGTCAATTCGGACGTTGGGCGGGGTAAAAACCAATACGCCTCACAAGATTTAAAGACCGAATAAAGATGATTTCGCCAGGCGCTTACGTGGGAAACATCGTGCCAGATTCAAAGCCTGAAAATATTGGGCTTGGTGGCCGCGCTGATGCGCGGGAAAGTTTGTACCTTACCCCATTCGTGCCAACCAAAAAAATCGTGCGCTGATGCGTGACAGATTGTGCCAACCTGACAGCCTGAAAATAGAGCGTTCGTCCTTCGCTGATACAAAAAGTGGTTACGCTCATTTGCCCAAAATGGTGCCAGTGCAACAAAANNNNNNNNNNNNNNNNNNNNNNNNNNNNNNNNNNNNNNNNNNNNNNNNNNNNNNNNNNNNNNNNNNNNNNNNNNNNNNNNNNNNNNNNNNNNNNNNNNNNTCCTGTTCACAATACTGGACTCCGGAAAGGCCGGAGGACTGGAAGCGTTGGAGCTGGGCTTGCCAGTACGCCAGACGCCCATCTTGACCTGGATTCATCGTGTTCTCCCATGCAATCTGTTGCTGATGGGCTGAGTGTCCGGGATTACGTGGGGCGCTGAAAGGAGGGGGATTTAGAAGCGCTTACGCTCACCAATTTTTAGCAAAAATACCTTAGCCCCAAAAAATATTAGAATTCGCTTAGGTACATTAGAGACTGACATT
The sequence above is drawn from the Thiothrix nivea DSM 5205 genome and encodes:
- a CDS encoding transposase, whose amino-acid sequence is MKTAKTDKKPYTRHSASYKAEALKLAERLGVPEAARQLGLREPQLYQWRSQQQHQQTVSQREQELSTETPACAVNWQ
- a CDS encoding pentapeptide repeat-containing protein, whose product is MYSLLAVSGGAGPDQFDNRRAPRSGYQPVRVDAFAPASDSPRESLRSHKRATQLRRVMHKTDKVIPDRDTMTVNDRNRYAFSYQTHDVRDKSFIFKNFNKSCSYQSNFSNSTFKSTSFIGTKFKFCSFYGSIFEDCLIRGALFRKCNLDNAKFINSIISATNFENPKIKGLKFINCTIISSQRIDYLSKKCDFDNSKILNSYPNINDFSPELIQITESLRDNQFIRKSTTLHRKRGLLDTVSLNILVSEFGEEFLIKKLPRLPQSINNEFHTLSYIQKILQKLRHDDNF